The DNA segment TGAACTGGACAGCGTAGCGACATTCTACAACCTGATATTCCGACGTGAAGTCGGCCGGCATGTCATCCTGATCTGCGACAGTGTAAGTTGCTGGATCACCGGCTATGACAACCTGGTTGCTCATTTTAAAAACAAACTGGGCATCGAACCGGGCCAGACCACATCCGATGGGCGTTTCACGCTCCTGACGATTCCCTGCCTGGGGGTCTGCGAACATGCTCCGGCGATGGTGGTCGACAGGCAGACTTTCTGGGAGCTGACAGAGGATAAAATCGATAAGATTCTGGAGGATTTTAAATAGAGCTGATGGAAAAACCGCTGACTCAAAATATCGGCGCCGATTTAAAGCCGGCCTCACTGGCCGACTATGAGGAATCGGGTGGTTACAAGG comes from the Candidatus Zixiibacteriota bacterium genome and includes:
- the nuoE gene encoding NADH-quinone oxidoreductase subunit NuoE, with amino-acid sequence MLSEAEMREIEEELSHSPSKQAACIEALKVIQRNRGWVSDESLAELAEFMKMSPAELDSVATFYNLIFRREVGRHVILICDSVSCWITGYDNLVAHFKNKLGIEPGQTTSDGRFTLLTIPCLGVCEHAPAMVVDRQTFWELTEDKIDKILEDFK